From a single Podarcis raffonei isolate rPodRaf1 chromosome 10, rPodRaf1.pri, whole genome shotgun sequence genomic region:
- the CAPZA3 gene encoding F-actin-capping protein subunit alpha-3 isoform X2: MSNECELSEEEKTNVICSLLQQAPPGEYRNVFEDLHILAHDDHLMRYKAAQVCANHTRKNFTAVRVKGENALVTRYNDLGGNRFFDPQIKLSFRFDHLTKRVDKVLFYHSVRKDRAELWRETLNIILESYMRRHFLSGDCRVYKKMIRSNPFFVVCLEAHRHDDICNAVWKSEWTIAFAPPTVQVAGKIDLQAHYFKKANLHWTASKDVRESIYITGRVQFAIEFVKLVEAEESKFQTDLVERLQKLSDKIWRALRRPLPVTRTVINWDKLLTS, encoded by the coding sequence ATGTCTAATGAATGTGAATTAtctgaggaggagaaaacaaatgtCATCTGCAGCTTGCTTCAACAGGCTCCCCCAGGCGAATACAGGAATGTTTTTGAAGACCTCCACATTCTGGCTCATGACGATCATCTCATGAGGTACAAGGCTGCTCAGGTGTGTGCCAATCACACCAGGAAAAACTTCACAGCTGTGCGTGTAAAAGGGGAGAATGCTCTCGTGACTCGCTACAACGATCTTGGAGGAAACCGCTTCTTTGATCCACAGATCAAACTTTCCTTCAGGTTTGATCACCTGACCAAAAGAGTTGataaagttttgttttatcaCAGCGTCAGGAAAGACCGTGCAGAGTTATGGAGGGAAACACTCAACATCATTCTGGAGTCCTACATGAGGAGACACTTCCTTTCAGGAGACTGCCGTGTCTACAAAAAAATGATCAGGAGCAACCCCTTCTTTGTGGTCTGCCTTGAAGCCCATCGGCACGACGATATCTGCAATGCCGTTTGGAAATCTGAGTGGACTATCGCTTTCGCACCACCAACAGTACAGGTCGCAGGGAAAATTGATCTGCAGGCGCACTATTTCAAAAAAGCTAACCTCCACTGGACAGCAAGCAAAGATGTTAGAGAGTCCATATACATAACTGGCCGTGTCCAGTTTGCTATAGAGTTTGTGAAATTAGTTGAAGCCGAAGAGAGCAAATTCCAGACTGATTTGGTGGAAAGGCTCCAGAAGTTGTCGGATAAAATATGGAGAGCACTGCGCAGACCGCTCCCAGTCACTCGTACTGTCATCAACTGGGATAAACTGCTGACTAGTTAG
- the CAPZA3 gene encoding F-actin-capping protein subunit alpha-3 isoform X1: MEDPDQDKNVALSLQRQTGMSNECELSEEEKTNVICSLLQQAPPGEYRNVFEDLHILAHDDHLMRYKAAQVCANHTRKNFTAVRVKGENALVTRYNDLGGNRFFDPQIKLSFRFDHLTKRVDKVLFYHSVRKDRAELWRETLNIILESYMRRHFLSGDCRVYKKMIRSNPFFVVCLEAHRHDDICNAVWKSEWTIAFAPPTVQVAGKIDLQAHYFKKANLHWTASKDVRESIYITGRVQFAIEFVKLVEAEESKFQTDLVERLQKLSDKIWRALRRPLPVTRTVINWDKLLTS, translated from the coding sequence GTAGCTTTATCACTCCAAAGGCAAACCGGGATGTCTAATGAATGTGAATTAtctgaggaggagaaaacaaatgtCATCTGCAGCTTGCTTCAACAGGCTCCCCCAGGCGAATACAGGAATGTTTTTGAAGACCTCCACATTCTGGCTCATGACGATCATCTCATGAGGTACAAGGCTGCTCAGGTGTGTGCCAATCACACCAGGAAAAACTTCACAGCTGTGCGTGTAAAAGGGGAGAATGCTCTCGTGACTCGCTACAACGATCTTGGAGGAAACCGCTTCTTTGATCCACAGATCAAACTTTCCTTCAGGTTTGATCACCTGACCAAAAGAGTTGataaagttttgttttatcaCAGCGTCAGGAAAGACCGTGCAGAGTTATGGAGGGAAACACTCAACATCATTCTGGAGTCCTACATGAGGAGACACTTCCTTTCAGGAGACTGCCGTGTCTACAAAAAAATGATCAGGAGCAACCCCTTCTTTGTGGTCTGCCTTGAAGCCCATCGGCACGACGATATCTGCAATGCCGTTTGGAAATCTGAGTGGACTATCGCTTTCGCACCACCAACAGTACAGGTCGCAGGGAAAATTGATCTGCAGGCGCACTATTTCAAAAAAGCTAACCTCCACTGGACAGCAAGCAAAGATGTTAGAGAGTCCATATACATAACTGGCCGTGTCCAGTTTGCTATAGAGTTTGTGAAATTAGTTGAAGCCGAAGAGAGCAAATTCCAGACTGATTTGGTGGAAAGGCTCCAGAAGTTGTCGGATAAAATATGGAGAGCACTGCGCAGACCGCTCCCAGTCACTCGTACTGTCATCAACTGGGATAAACTGCTGACTAGTTAG